In the genome of Notamacropus eugenii isolate mMacEug1 chromosome 5, mMacEug1.pri_v2, whole genome shotgun sequence, one region contains:
- the BAX gene encoding apoptosis regulator BAX has protein sequence MDGSSEQPGGRGDPEPTSGEQIMRTGAVLLQGFIQDRAGRMAGGAPELVLASMGDAAPPPADPRTKRLTECLRRIGDELDSNMELQRMIAAVETDSPRDVFFRVAAEMFADGNFNWGRVVALFYFASKLVLKALCTKVPELIRTIVGWTLDFLRERLLTWIQEQGGWDGLLSYFGTPTWQTVTILVAGILTASLTIWKMS, from the exons ATGGACGGCTCCTCGGAGCAGCCGGGAGGCCGGGGCGATCCGG AGCCCACGAGCGGCGAGCAGATCATGCGGACCGGGGCCGTGCTGCTGCAGGG GTTCATCCAGGACCGCGCGGGCCGGATGGCGGGGGGCGCCCCCGAGCTGGTCCTGGCCTCCATGGGGGACGCGGCCCCGCCGCCCGCGGACCCCCGCACCAAGCGGCTGACCGAGTGCCTGCGCAGGATCGGCGACGAGCTGGACAGCAACATGGAGCTGCAGAG GATGATCGCCGCCGTGGAGACCGACTCCCCCCGGGACGTCTTCTTCCGAGTGGCCGCGGAGATGTTCGCCGACGGCAACTTTAACTGGGGCCGGGTGGTGGCCCTCTTCTATTTTGCCAGCAAGCTGGTGCTCAAG GCGCTTTGTACCAAGGTCCCCGAGCTGATCCGAACCATTGTGGGCTGGACCCTAGACTTCCTGAGAGAACGGCTGCTCACCTGGATCCAGGAGCAGGGTGGCTGG GACGGCCTCCTCTCTTACTTTGGGACACCAACCTGGCAGACAGTTACCATCCTCGTGGCTGGCATCCTTACAGCTTCGCTCACCATCTGGAAGATGTCCTAG